The nucleotide window TAAATATCAGCCCCAAATCTTGCTCAGATAAACCAATGCCTGTGTCTTGCACTGTAAAATGCACCACCTGATTGCGATAGCTCACTTTGAAAATAATGGTGCCTGTTTCGGTATATTTGATCGCGTTGCCCAGAAGATTGATGAGTATCTGGCGTAAGCGTTGTTTGTCTGTTGCAACGAACGTCGGTAAGTAACCGAAGGTTTCAAATTCAAACTCCAGCCCTTTACGTTTTGCTTGCATGGAAAACATATCGACGAGCTGTTCCAGCAGTGCGGTGAGACTGAACTCGTCACGGTGCAGTTCTAAGCGTCCCGCTTCAATTTTTGAAATCTCTAACAAGCCTTCAATCATGTCCGACAGGTGTTTGCCATTACGTTTTAACACCTCGGCATATTGTCTTGTTTGCTTGTCCAGTTTGTTGTCCGAGCTCAGCAGTTGAGCATATCCAAGCAGGATATTTAAAGGTGTGCGTAGTTCGTGGCTTAGGCTCGCGAGGTATCGGCTTTTGGCGTTATTCGCCGTTTCTGCTGAACGTTTCGCTTGCTGCAATGCCTGAGAGGTTTTGTGGTGCGCGTTCACCTCTTTAGTCAGTAGCGCGGTATGCGATTTTAACTCTTTGACTGCAGTTCGGTTACTTGTACGAGCTAAAACGAACAACCAACTGATGATGCCAATGGGAATAAGCAGCAGAGCAAACGCATTAATTAATCCATTTGAAATGGAATCCATGTGCACTTGTTCTAGCTGTGGGATTTGAGAATATGCCAGTGCCAGAATACTTCCCATCGCTAAGCTTACTGTCAGCATAACAATGACGAAGTGTGCAATGGTTGATGAAAGCCGATTTACCCAGGTGGAAGAAAAGTAGGGCGAAAGTATCTGCTTTAATTGTGCACTAAAGGTTGCATCAGGACGGCAGTTATCATGACAGCGCACATCCAACGAGCAGCATAGTGAACAGATATGACCCCCATACGCTGGGCATAGTGCCATATCTTCATGCTCAAAGGTGTGTTCACAGACTGAGCATTGGTGTTCCTCGTCGCCACTGGATACGATGATATCGTTACGTACCAAGTAATAACGGCTCTTGGTAAGCAATGCGATGATTGGCACCGTCAGAAACGGCAACGCAAAAGCGATGTATGAGGCAAAGGCTCTGGTGGTTTCTCCGTAGAAATCGAGGTGTGCCGTAATACCGAACACGGATGCAATCAGCATAGAACCCACGCCGACTGGATTAATATCGTAGAGTTTAGAACGCTTGAACTCGATGGTTTTTGGACTCAACCCCAAAGGCTTATTGATCACCAAATCTGCGACGATTGACCCTATCCATGCCAGTACCAACACAGAGTAGACTTGCAAAGTTTGTTCAATGAGCAGATAAACGCCAAGCTCCATCAGAAGTAGGGCGATCAAAACGTTGAACACCATCCACACTACTCGGCCGGGGTGATGATGGGTGAGGCGAGAGAAAAAGTTGGACCAGGCGAGAGAACCTGCGTAAGCATTCGCCACGTTGATTTTTAACTGAGAAATAATCACGAACAGACCAGCGGCCAGTAAAGCCAGTTGGGTGTTGTCCGAGGTATAACTAAACACAGTAAAATACATATGTGCAGGATCGCCGGCAAGATTAGGCAGCACGCCGTGACTGATGGCTAACCAGGCTAGAAAGCTACCCAACACGAGCTTCATTGATCCAAAAATCATCCAACCGGGGCCGCCTAACAGCATGGCGCTCCACCATTTCAGCTTTCCGCAACGCTCTTTAGCTGGAAGGAAACGTAAAAAGTCCACTTGCTCGCCGATTTGAGCCACAACCGCAAGCAGTACTGCTGAGGCTGAGCCAAAAAGCAGCCAGTTGAACTCGACGCCAACATCGTTTACCCCTGTGTAACTCAGCCATTTATCAATCTTGGCGTCTTCATGAGTAAAAACGTAGATCAAAGGTATGATTTGCAGCATCAGCCAAATGGGTTGAGACCACATTTGAAAGCGCCCGATATTGGTAATCCCAAGTACGACAAGAGGAATAACGAGGACGGAGCTGATCACGTAAGCGATCGCCAGAGGAATATCGAACAACAATTCGATTGCCATCGACATGATCGCCGCTTCCAAAGCAAAGAAGATGAACGTGAATGAGGCGTAAATGAGCGAGGCGATGGTAGAGCCGATATAACCAAAACCCGCCCCTCGGCTAAGTAGATCAATATCAACACCGTGCTTCGCGGCGTAATAACAGATAGGTATACCAGAAAAAATGACGACCAAAGCAACAGCGAGAATCGCCCAGAGTGAATTGGTGACACCGTAATTGAGGGTGATCGTTCCACCAAGTGCTTCGAGCACCAAAAACGAAACGATACCGAGTGCGGTATTCGCAATCCAACTGGCCGACCATTTTCGTGCACGCTTAGCAGTAAAGCGCAACGCGAAATCTTCGAGTAGCTCGTTACCGACTAATTTATTGTATTTACGTCGGGTTACGGTGACTTTTTGTATAGAGATAACTCTTCATCCTTGAGAATTAACAGTGTCGTTTGAGTACAAGCACTTTTCAATTTGGTGGCTCAAACTATCAAATGCACGTCCTGTGCACCTTGTACGCGCGCAATTATAGCTCGCATTTATTTTTCCACCTATGCGTAATTATACGTAGTTTTTATGCACGAACCGCGCATATTCAAACTTTCCATTCTGGTCAATACTCAAACTCGTTCATTTAGTCAGCAGGATTTATCCATTGGATAAGTAACATCGCGACGTGAATTAGTATTTGTTATCAACAAATTAGTGAAAGGAAGAAGACAAATGAAACGGAATTTCTTGGCGACTTCGGTATTAGCGGCATCATTACTGAGTGGATACGCAATGGCAGAAGACACCATCAAGGTCGGTGTACTTCACTCTCTATCAGGCACCATGGCAATCAGTGAAACAACACTCAAAGACACGATGTTGATGCTGATTGATGAACAAAATAAAAAAGGTGGCTTACTAGGTAAAAAACTTGAGGCGGTGGTTGTGGACCCAGCTTCTGACTGGCCTTTGTTTGCGGAAAAAGCGCGCGAATTAATCTCGAAAGACAAAGTCGACGCAGTATTTGGTTGCTGGACGTCAGTGTCTCGTAAGTCTGTCCTTCCTGTTTTTGAAGAGCTCGATAGTCTATTATTCTACCCAGTTCAGTACGAGGGTGAAGAGTCTTCGAAAAACGTATTCTACACGGGAGCCGCGCCAAACCAACAAGCGGTTCCAGCGGTTGACTACCTACTTGATCAAGGCGTAGAGCGTTGGGTTTTAGCTGGAACAGATTACGTTTACCCGCGCACTACCAATAAAATTCTTGAAGCATACTTAAAAGAAAAAGGCGTGGCTGAAGCCGATATTATGATCAACTACACTCCATTTGGTCATTCTGATTGGCAGTCAATCGTTTCAGATATTAAAAAATTCGGCTCTACAGGTAAGAAAACAGCAGTGGTTTCTACCATCAACGGTGACGCTAACGTACCGTTTTATAAAGAGTTAGGTAACCAAGGTATCTCAGCAGATGACATTCCAGTAGTGGCATTCTCTGTGGGTGAAGAAGAGTTGTCCGGTATGGATACCTCCGCTTTGGTTGGCCATTTGGCGGCATGGAACTACTTCATGAGCGTTGAATCCGACGTGAATGACGAGTTCATCGAAAAATGGCACAAGTTCATCAAGAACGATGAGCGCGTAACCAACGATCCAATGGAAGCGCATTACATTGGTTTCAACATGTGGGTTGAGGCAGTGAAGAAAGCAGGTACAACCGACCCAGCTGTTGTTGGTGATGCGCTTGTCGGCGTGACCGTTCCTAACCTGACTGGCGGTTACTCCGCAATGATGCCTAACCATCACATCACTAAACCCGTTCTTATCGGCGAAATCCAAGACGATGGCCAGTTTGAAACGGTATGGAAAACGTCGGGGTTAGTGGCTGGTGATGCATGGTCGGATTTCCTTCCGGGTTCAAAAGATCTCATCTCGGATTGGCGTCAACCGTTATCTTGCGGTAACTACAACACCAAAACTGGCAAATGTTCTGGTCAAAACTTCTAAGTTGACCATCACGCTCTCATAGCAGAGTTCAATCGTTAAACGTTAGTGACAGTGCCTTTAACTCATACGTGGCACTGTCACTTATTCGAGTCTTTTGTTTATTTTTCCGTTCACTCGAGAAGAATATTCGTTTAACCAGAGGTTTGCCTACGATGTTTTACGCATCCATCTTTCTGCGACTTACACGATTTTTATATTCGACATTTTATTCAGCGTCGAGCGTTATCGTTGTTCTTTTTAGCCTTTTTTTATCTTCTCAAACTCTAGCCTCAACGACAGGGTTAGAGAGCGAGCTACAACGCCTAGCGACACGCGACTATAATCAAATCAGTCAAGCGGTTACCAACATTGGAGAGAGTGGCGACGAACGTTCAATCCAAGTTCTCGAACTCCTATTCAGTGGCGATATTTATCTTGATAAAGAATCTAAGCAACTGGTCAAAGTTGTGGAGAAAAAGGGCAGTAAATATTTAATCACGCCACTTTTTGCTGAAGAGACAGCAGAACCTCAGTTAGTCAAACGCCGCTCAGTTAAGAAAATTGGCATTAATAACCAAATTCGTGGCGAGATCAAAGCCCAGTTGGCTGCGCTGAATATTCGCCATCCCGAGCCAAGTACGCGTATCAACGCGGTCACACAGTTGATGGGTGACTTGAACGAACAAACGTATACCTTGCTAGAAAAAGCGAGACTTAGTGAAGAAGACTCGGATGTCCAACAAGTTTTAGATACAGCGCTAGCGATATATCAATTAGAACATTCGAGCGACCAAGCGGCACAAGAAAAAGCCATAGCAACGCTGGGTGATAGCTATCAGCCAACCGCGCGTAATGCACTTACCCAATTTTTAGCGACAGAGCCCAATGAAGCACTAACCAATGCGACAAACAAAGCGCTCGGTTTAATAGAACAACGAGTCAGTCTGGCACATTTTGGTGAAACCTTGTTTTTTGGTCTGAGCTTAGGTTCCGTTTTGGTGCTTGCCGCGATTGGTCTGGCGATTACGTTTGGTGTCATGGGCGTGATTAACATGGCACATGGTGAACTGATCATGCTTGGCGCTTACACAACTTATGTGATTCAAACGTTGATGCCGAATCATATTGGCTGGTCGATCGTTGTTTCGATACCTGTGGCATTTTTAGTTTCTGCAGCAGTGGGCATATTGATTGAGCGAGGTGTGATTCGCTTCTTATACGGACGACCGTTAGAGACCTTACTCGCTACATTTGGTATCAGTCTGGTTTTGCAACAGACTGTACGCACGATTTTCTCTCCACTTAACCGTTCAGTATCAACACCGGACTGGATGCAAGGTGTGATTGAAATTAACCCTCTTCTGAGTCTGACCCTTAACCGTTTCTACATCATCATCTTTTGTTTGATCGTGTTTGCGCTGCTATTTGCGGTGCTACGTTACACCCGATTGGGGATTGAAGTTCGCGCCGTTTCACAAAACCGCAGCATGGCAAGAGCAATGGGCGTGAAGTCAGAATGGGTTGATGCTATGACCTTTGGGCTTGGTTCAGGCATTGCAGGTATTGCCGGTGTCGCGCTAAGCCAACTGACCAACGTGGGACCAAATTTAGGCCAGGCGTACATCATCGATTCATTCATGGTGGTGGTATTCGGGGGCGTTGGTAACTTGTGGGGAACACTGGTCGCTGGCATGTCGTTGGGTATTGCTAACAAAGTAATGGAGCCGTGGGCAGGGGCCGTTCTGGCGAAAATCCTGGTGCTGGTATTTATCATTCTATTTATTCAGAAGAAACCCCGAGGCTTGTTCCCTCAGAAGGGTCGCTCGGCGGAGGGTTAATCATGGATCATCAATCAAAATTGTTCGATCGTTCTACACTGATGTTTTTGATTGTATTGGGCGCAGCGCTTTGCTTAATTCCAGCGCTGAACCTGTTCTTTGCAGAAGGATCTGCACTTCATATTTCGACTTACACCGTGACGTTAATGGGTAAGTATCTGACCTATGCGTTGCTGGCCGTCGCAGTGGATCTGGTTTGGGGCTATTTGGGTATTCTCAGCTTAGGTCACGCCGCCTTTTTCGCGCTGGGTGGTTATGCGATGGGTATGTATCTGATGCGTCAGATTGGCGACCGCGGTGTGTATGGTAACCCAGAACTACCGGACTTCATGGTTTTCCTTAACTGGCAGGAGTTGCCATGGTTCTGGCATGGTTTTGACCAGTTCTGGTTTGCAATGTTAATGGTGGTATTGGCACCTGGACTTCTCGCATTTGTATTTGGCTGGTTTGCATTTCGTTCTCGTGTAACGGGTGTTTATCTATCCATTATCACTCAGGCACTGACGTATGCCTTACTGCTGGCGTTCTTCCGTAATGAGATGGGCTTTGGTGGTAACAATGGCTTAACTGACTTTAAAGATATCTTAGGCTTTGATTTGCAAGCAGACGCGACACGCTTGACGCTGTTTGCGTTATCAGGCATTGCTCTTGGACTAGGGTACATGGCTTGTCGATTCATTGTTGTTAGCCGACTAGGCCGAGTAGCCATGGCCGTTCGTGATGCTGAAGCACGTACTCGTTTCACTGGCTACAAAGTGGAATACGTAAAGTTAGCTATCTTCACTTTTTCTGCGGTACTCGCTGGCATTGCCGGTGCGTTGTATGTCCCTCAGGTAGGCATCATCAACCCATCAGAATTTTCTCCGATTAACTCAATTGAACTCGTCGTGTGGGTGGCACTTGGCGGACGTGCAACATTGTACGGTGCAGTGGTTGGTGCGTTGGCAGTCAATTACGCTAAAACCTACTTAACCGCAGCGCTTCCAGAAGTGTGGTTGTTTAGCTTGGGGGCAATGTTCGTTCTGGTCACGCTGTTCCTGCCTAAAGGAGTAACCGGCTTAATCAAACGTAAAGAGGTGCATTCATGAGTATTTTAAGCCTTGCCAAAGAGCTCACTGACCGCGAGCACGTTTATGAGTTTATGAAGCCACAAGTTAACCCGATGCTCAAGGTCGGCCACGGTTGCTTGTTGTATCTAGAAGGTATTAGCGTGTCGTTTGATGGTTTTAAAGCAATCAATGACCTTAATCTCTACATCAAAGAAGGTGAGTTACGCTGCATCATTGGCCCTAATGGCGCAGGCAAAACCACCATGATGGACATCATTACGGGTAAAACCCGACCGGATACCGGCACCGCGTGGTTCGGGCAAAACATTAATTTGTTGCAAATGAGTGAGCCTGAAATTGCACAAGCAGGTATCGGCCGTAAATTCCAGAAGCCGACGGTGTTTGAGTCTCAATCGGTATTTCACAACTTAGAGTTGGCGATGGCTGGGGCAAAAACGGTGTTTTCAACGCTGTTTGCCACACTAACGCCAAGCCAGGTGGATCACATCGATCACGTACTCAAGCAAATAGGTTTGTACGATCAGCGTGCTTTATTGGCTGGCGCATTATCTCATGGTCAGAAACAGTGGCTGGAAATCGGCATGCTGCTGATGCAAAACCCGAAACTGCTGCTGGTTGATGAGCCTGTAGCGGGGATGACCCACCAAGAGATGGACAGAACGGGTGAACTGCTAACGTCATTAGCGGGTGAACGAACGATTGTGCTGGTTGAACACGATATGGATTTTGTCCGCTCGATAGCGCGTGATGTAACGGTTTTACACCAAGGAAGCGTATTGGCTGAAGGCACGATGGATCAAGTTCAAAGCAACCGCAAGGTCGTTGAAGTCTACCTTGGAGAAGAAGCATGATTGAGATTAAAGGATTAAATCAGTTCTATGGACAGAGCCACACGTTGTGGGACCTCGACATGCAGATACCAGAAGGTAAGTGCACCGTTCTGATGGGACGCAATGGCGTAGGTAAAACGACGTTGTTGCAATGCATCATGGGCTTGCTGCCAACCAAAAGCGGTGAGATTAACTTCTTAGGACAAAACATCACCAAAATGGCCGCAGAGAAGCGCGCGCCAATCGGGATAGGTTATGTACCGCAAGGTCGTCAGATCTTTCCGTTGCTGACGGTAGAAGAGAATCTACGTATTGGCTTACCGATGCGCAAAGATGGAGCCAGACAAGTTCCGGAATTTATCTATGAGCTTTTCCCTGTATTGAAGGAGATGCTTCACCGTCGTGGTGGCGATTTATCCGGCGGACAACAGCAACAGCTTGCGATTGGTCGCGCCTTGGTAATTGACCCTAAGCTACTTATTCTGGACGAACCAACGGAAGGTATTCAGCCCAATGTCGTCGCTGAAATTGGCGATATCATCCGCCGTCTGAATAAAGAAATTGGCCTGACCGTGTTGCTCGTTGAACAGAAATTACCATTCGCGCGTAAAGTTGCAGACAACTTCTGCATCATTGATCGTGGTCGTCAGGTAGCGATGGGTGAGATGGACGCACTCGATGATACGTTAGTTAAGAAATACCTGACGGTGTAAGCGGATGAACAGTGTATTTAACATGTCGACCCAAACGCAGCGCCATTGGCCAGCTTATCTGTCCCTAGGCTTTAGTAAGTCCGATGACAAAACGCAGATGAAGCGCATGGAGTTTCAAGGACCTTTGCGCGTGCAGCGACCATTTTACCCAGAATTGGATGTCTGCCACGTTTATCTGCTTCATCCGCCGGGTGGGTTGGTTTCGGGTGACGATTTGAGTATTCAGATTCATTGCCAAAACGATAGTCATGCGCTGATCACCACACCGTCTGCGGGCAAAATTTATAAGGCTGACAGTAAAAACATCGAGCAAAAACAGCATGTCGATATCGAAGTTGATAATGCCGCGTGTGAGTGGCTACCCATGGAAACCATCGTTTTCAATGGCGCTCACGGAAAATTGACCACCAACGTAAATCTCTACGGTGACGCGAAGTTTATCGGTATCGATGTTTTTTGTTTAGGGCGGCCAAAAAGCCACTTTCCGTTCATTCAGGGAAGTGTTGAGCAGCGTTTATCCATCTATCAAGACGGCACGCCTCTGTTACTTGAACGCCAATATCTGGCAGCAGACGATCCGCTTTTGACCGCGATAAGTGGTTTCAACAGCAATTTAGTCTCTGGCACCTTAACGGTTGTTGGATTGAATGACGCTCAAACTACGGTTGAAACGCTGCGAGAACACTTTTCCGCAGATACATATGGCACGTTGAGCATCACTTATCGACTCAATATTTTATTAGTTCGTTACCTTGGTGATTGCAGTGAACAGGCTCAGCAGCAACTGCGAGCGTGCTGGCAACTTATTCGTCCAGACCTGCTTCGGCGTCCGGCATGCCCACCAAGAATTTGGAACACCTAAATAAGCTGTAGTCTGCATCGTAAAGCAGAAAAAAGTAACAACGTAACGTAGAGGTTAGAGGGTTTACAAATGGAATTATCTCCAAGAGACAAGGACAAATTATTGCTGTTTACCGCGGCGTTAGTGGCAGAGCGTCGACTCGCTCGTGGCGTAAAACTCAATTATCCAGAAGCGTCTGCTTATATTTCCGCAGCAATCATGGAAGGCGCTCGCGACGGTAAAACGGTCGCCCAGCTTATGAGTGATGGACGCACACTGCTCACCAAAGATGACGTGATGGAAGGTATTCCAGAGCTGTTAGAGGAAGTGCAGGTAGAAACGACGTTCCCGGATGGCACAAAGCTGGTCACCGTGCATAACCCGATTCAATAGGAGTAACCATGAAGCCTGGTGAATACATTTTAAGTGACGTGCCAATCGAGCTGAATAATGGACGTCGCACTGAGCAACTGGCAGTGATCAATCATGGTGATCGCCCGATCCAAGTTGGCAGTCATTACCACTTTTTTGAGACCAATCCGGCATTAGATTTTGACCGCGAGAAAGCCAGAGGAATGCGACTCAACATTGCGGCTGGTACCGCAGTGCGATTCGAGCCGGGGCAAACTCGCAACATTGAGTTGGTCGAGATTGACGGAACGAAAACCATCTATGGCTTCCGCGGTGAAGTCATGGGAAAGGTCTAATACAGATTTAGCCAGCTTTAGTGAGATGCTAAGCATTGAAGGTTAAGGAGAACTAAACAATGGCAGAAATTTCTCGTCGCGCCTATGCCGATATGTATGGCCCGACAGTAGGCGACAAAGTACGCCTAGCCGACACTGAGCTTTTTATTCAAGTTGAGCAGGATTACACCGTATACGGTGATGAAGTGAAATTTGGCGGCGGTAAAGTCATTCGAGATGGTATGGGGCAAGGCCAGCTATGTCGTGATCAAGTGATGGACTGCGTGATCACCAATGCGTTAATTCTTGATCACTGGGGTATTGTTAAAGCGGATATTGGCATTAAAGATGGCAATATTGCGGCGATCGGCAAAGCAGGTAACAAAGACATTCAACCTGATGTCACGATTAACATCGGCGCAAGTACCGAAGTGATTGCTGGCGAAGGTCATATCGTCACGGCAGGTGCTATCGACGCTCACATCCATTTTATTTGTCCACAACAGATCGAAGAAGCGTTAATGGCAGGCACCACGACCATGATTGGTGGCGGTACTGGTCCTGCAACGGGAACGAACGCTACGACGTGTACTCCAGGTGCTTGGAACATGGCGCAAATGCTGCGCAGTACGGACCAAATGCCGATGAACTTTGGCTTTTTGGGCAAGGGTAACGCAAGTTTGCCGGAGCCGTTGGCTGAGCAAATTGAATCTGGCGCTTGCGGGTTAAAACTGCACGAAGACTGGGGTACAACACCCGCATCGATAGACAACTGTTTGTCCGTTGCGGAAAAATACGATGTGCAAGTCGCCATTCATACCGACACACTAAATGAGTCTGGCTTTGTGGAAGACACACTTGCAGCGTTTAAAGGACGTACGATTCATACTTACCACACCGAAGGTGCAGGTGGTGGTCACGCTCCTGACATTATTGTTGCCTGTGGTCAGCCAAACGTACTGCCATCATCAACCAATCCCACACGTCCTTACACGGTGAATACCGTTGACGAACATCTGGATATGTTGATGGTGTGTCACCACCTTGACCCAAATATTCCTGAAGATGTGGCGTTTGCCGATTCTCGTATTCGCAAAGAAACCATTGCAGCAGAGGACATTCTCCATGATTTAGGGGCGTTCTCCATGATTGCCTCGGATTCACAGGCGATGGGGCGAGTGGGTGAAGTGATTACCCGTACCTGGCAAACCGCGCACAAGATGAAAGTGCAACGTGGTTACCTGGAGCAAGACAAAGAGATTCAGGCGGATAATTTCCGCGCTAAACGTTACATCGCGAAATACACCATTAATCCCGCAATCGCGCATGGTGTTGACCATACGGTCGGCTCTCTTGAAGTCGGTAAGCTCGCGGATATCGTTGTTTGGAAACCAGCATTCTTTGGTATTAAGCCAGCGTTAATCATTAAAGGTGGCTTTATTGCTGCAGCACCAATGGGCGATGCGAATGCGTCAATCCCCACACCTCAACCTGTTCATTATCGCCGTATGTTTGGCGGTTTTGGTAGCGCTGCTTCTGCAACGTCCGTCACCTTCACCAGCAAAGTCGCCAGTGAGAATGGACTGAAAGACAAACTGGGCTTACAGCGAGCGCTGATAGCCTGCAAGAATTGCCGAAGTGTCACCAAGAACGACATGATTCTGAACGACTATATGCCGACTGTAACAGTAGACCCACAAACTTATGAAGTTCGAGCAGATGGCGAGCTATTAACGTGCGACCCAGCGGCAGAGTTGCCTCTCGCACAGCGTTACACCTTGTTCTAATCGCTCAGTTTAAAGAAGGAATTTTATTATGTACCGAGTAATTAGTCGCTCCGATCATCATCATGGTGAAATCGATGACTCGATTGTATTGGCCTATGAAGTACGTCAACGTGGGCGTTTTCGTGCATCAAGCAAGACGGGGATGGACGTGGGCGTTTTTCTACCACGAGGCGATGTTATCCAAGATGGCGACTGCTTGTTTACTGAATGCGGAAAAGTGTTTCTGGTCGAAGCCCAAGAAGAAGACATCGTCACGGCGTCAGCTAAAGACTGGTTAACGTTTTCCAAAGCGTGCTACCACATGGGGAATCGCCATGTACCAATGGAAATAGGCGAATTGTGGCTGCGTTTTCAACCTGATCATGTGCTTGAAGAGATGGTCGAACTATTTGGTCTGGAGTGCAACCATCATCAGGCGATGTTTAATCCTGAATCTGGTGCGTATCACGGTAGTGGCCATAGTCATTCACACTCTCATGGTGAACATCAGCACAGCCATGGGGAGCACAGTCACTAATGAACGTGCAGTCATTACTCTCTCTATTGCACCTTAGCAGTCCGAGTCTGCCAATTGGTGCGTTCGCTTACAGCCAAGGGCTGGAAACAGCGGTGGACCTAGAGTGGGTGACCGATGAGGTGACACTACAAACCTGGCTTGAGCCAATTCTCAATCATGCTCAAGCCAATTTGGAAATACCACTTTTGGTGCGCAGTTATCAAGCGTGGCAAACAGACGACTTGGCAGCTTTGGAGCATTGGCAAGCGGTGCTATTGGCAAACCGAGAAACGGCTGAGTTGGTGATGGAAGAACAAAAGCTTGGACAAACCTTCCATCGTTTGTTGGCGAGCTTAGAAGTGGAATTACCTCCACAGGCAAAGTCGATGACTTATTTGCCGCTATTTGCCAAAGCATGCCAGCATTTTGGCGTCTCAATCGAACAAGCAGCGACGGGCTGGCTTTGGTCTTGGCTGGAAAATCAAATCACGGTGGCATGTAAAACGGTTCCGTTGGGGCAGACGTCTGCGCAACGCGTGCTGATTGCATTGATGCCACAAATTGAACAAGCAATTACGACAGGGTTTGCGGTGGAAGATGAAGCCATTGGGCTGACTTTACCGAATTTTGCGATGGCCTGTGCATGGCATGAAACCCAATATTCTAGATTATTTAGGAGTTAGTGATGAGTACACAATGTTTACGAGTGGGTGTCGGCGGCCCAGTTGGTTCAGGGAAAACAGCACTGTTGCGCCAGTTATGTTTAGCGATGCGTCAACACTACGATTTAGCGGTCGTAACCAACGACATTTACACCAAAGAAGACGCAGAGTTTTTACTGCGCAATGAAGCATTGGAATCC belongs to Vibrio sp. STUT-A11 and includes:
- the urtD gene encoding urea ABC transporter ATP-binding protein UrtD, which gives rise to MSILSLAKELTDREHVYEFMKPQVNPMLKVGHGCLLYLEGISVSFDGFKAINDLNLYIKEGELRCIIGPNGAGKTTMMDIITGKTRPDTGTAWFGQNINLLQMSEPEIAQAGIGRKFQKPTVFESQSVFHNLELAMAGAKTVFSTLFATLTPSQVDHIDHVLKQIGLYDQRALLAGALSHGQKQWLEIGMLLMQNPKLLLVDEPVAGMTHQEMDRTGELLTSLAGERTIVLVEHDMDFVRSIARDVTVLHQGSVLAEGTMDQVQSNRKVVEVYLGEEA
- the urtE gene encoding urea ABC transporter ATP-binding subunit UrtE, coding for MIEIKGLNQFYGQSHTLWDLDMQIPEGKCTVLMGRNGVGKTTLLQCIMGLLPTKSGEINFLGQNITKMAAEKRAPIGIGYVPQGRQIFPLLTVEENLRIGLPMRKDGARQVPEFIYELFPVLKEMLHRRGGDLSGGQQQQLAIGRALVIDPKLLILDEPTEGIQPNVVAEIGDIIRRLNKEIGLTVLLVEQKLPFARKVADNFCIIDRGRQVAMGEMDALDDTLVKKYLTV
- a CDS encoding urease accessory protein UreD, which codes for MNSVFNMSTQTQRHWPAYLSLGFSKSDDKTQMKRMEFQGPLRVQRPFYPELDVCHVYLLHPPGGLVSGDDLSIQIHCQNDSHALITTPSAGKIYKADSKNIEQKQHVDIEVDNAACEWLPMETIVFNGAHGKLTTNVNLYGDAKFIGIDVFCLGRPKSHFPFIQGSVEQRLSIYQDGTPLLLERQYLAADDPLLTAISGFNSNLVSGTLTVVGLNDAQTTVETLREHFSADTYGTLSITYRLNILLVRYLGDCSEQAQQQLRACWQLIRPDLLRRPACPPRIWNT
- the ureA gene encoding urease subunit gamma, producing MELSPRDKDKLLLFTAALVAERRLARGVKLNYPEASAYISAAIMEGARDGKTVAQLMSDGRTLLTKDDVMEGIPELLEEVQVETTFPDGTKLVTVHNPIQ
- a CDS encoding urease subunit beta, whose amino-acid sequence is MKPGEYILSDVPIELNNGRRTEQLAVINHGDRPIQVGSHYHFFETNPALDFDREKARGMRLNIAAGTAVRFEPGQTRNIELVEIDGTKTIYGFRGEVMGKV
- the ureC gene encoding urease subunit alpha; translated protein: MAEISRRAYADMYGPTVGDKVRLADTELFIQVEQDYTVYGDEVKFGGGKVIRDGMGQGQLCRDQVMDCVITNALILDHWGIVKADIGIKDGNIAAIGKAGNKDIQPDVTINIGASTEVIAGEGHIVTAGAIDAHIHFICPQQIEEALMAGTTTMIGGGTGPATGTNATTCTPGAWNMAQMLRSTDQMPMNFGFLGKGNASLPEPLAEQIESGACGLKLHEDWGTTPASIDNCLSVAEKYDVQVAIHTDTLNESGFVEDTLAAFKGRTIHTYHTEGAGGGHAPDIIVACGQPNVLPSSTNPTRPYTVNTVDEHLDMLMVCHHLDPNIPEDVAFADSRIRKETIAAEDILHDLGAFSMIASDSQAMGRVGEVITRTWQTAHKMKVQRGYLEQDKEIQADNFRAKRYIAKYTINPAIAHGVDHTVGSLEVGKLADIVVWKPAFFGIKPALIIKGGFIAAAPMGDANASIPTPQPVHYRRMFGGFGSAASATSVTFTSKVASENGLKDKLGLQRALIACKNCRSVTKNDMILNDYMPTVTVDPQTYEVRADGELLTCDPAAELPLAQRYTLF
- the ureE gene encoding urease accessory protein UreE, with protein sequence MYRVISRSDHHHGEIDDSIVLAYEVRQRGRFRASSKTGMDVGVFLPRGDVIQDGDCLFTECGKVFLVEAQEEDIVTASAKDWLTFSKACYHMGNRHVPMEIGELWLRFQPDHVLEEMVELFGLECNHHQAMFNPESGAYHGSGHSHSHSHGEHQHSHGEHSH
- a CDS encoding urease accessory UreF family protein codes for the protein MNVQSLLSLLHLSSPSLPIGAFAYSQGLETAVDLEWVTDEVTLQTWLEPILNHAQANLEIPLLVRSYQAWQTDDLAALEHWQAVLLANRETAELVMEEQKLGQTFHRLLASLEVELPPQAKSMTYLPLFAKACQHFGVSIEQAATGWLWSWLENQITVACKTVPLGQTSAQRVLIALMPQIEQAITTGFAVEDEAIGLTLPNFAMACAWHETQYSRLFRS